The genome window GGTTGCGGCGGCCGCCTACGAATTCCTTGACAAGCAACTGGAAGACTAATAATTAATACGATTCCAGCGACTTTAACCGCAAGGTCACCGCGTGTTTATGGGCATCCAGCGATTCTGCTTCGGCCATAATTTCAATGGTCGGGCCAATCAGCCGGATCCCTTCTTCAGTAATCTGCTGAACCGTAATTTTTTTAACGAAGCTATCCAGCGAAACACCGCTGTACGCCCGCGCAAAGCCGTTGGTTGGCAAGGTATGATTCGTGCCTGATGCATAATCACCGGCTGATTCGGGCGTATAATTTCCTAGGAAGATCGAACCGGCATTGTAAATCCGGTCGGCAACAGCCTCGGCGTTTTCAACGCTCAGGATCAGGTGTTCGGCTGCATAGGCATTTAGCAGGTCGATGGCTTCATCTTCCGTTTCTACCAAGATGGCCCGGCTGTTCTCGATGGCCTTCACCGCGATTTCCTGACGGCTCAACCGCTGCAACTGCGTAATTAAGGCAATATTGACCATTTCGACCAGCTTTTTACTGGTTGAGATCAACAGCACCTGACTATCAACGCCGTGTTCGGCCTGGGAAAGTAAATCAGCCGCCACAAACGACGGAACCGCCGAATCGTCGGCATAAACCGCCACTTCAGAAGGACCAGCGGGCATATCGATGGCAATGCCTTCTTTGGCTACCAGCATTTTAGCCGCC of Tellurirhabdus bombi contains these proteins:
- the hisD gene encoding histidinol dehydrogenase, translated to MQITSLPSRSEWPALLARPVQSTETIEKAVAPILAQVRESGDRALAELSQRFDKIAYTGKPVDQAELEAAESQLSDDLKAAIQQAYANIRTFHEAQKQPIEKIETMPGVTCWRKSVGIEKVGLYIPGGTAPLFSTVLMLGIPAQLAGCREVVLCTPSDHPAILYAAKLVGVTKLFRIGGAQAIAAMAYGTESVPQVYKIFGPGNQYVTAAKMLVAKEGIAIDMPAGPSEVAVYADDSAVPSFVAADLLSQAEHGVDSQVLLISTSKKLVEMVNIALITQLQRLSRQEIAVKAIENSRAILVETEDEAIDLLNAYAAEHLILSVENAEAVADRIYNAGSIFLGNYTPESAGDYASGTNHTLPTNGFARAYSGVSLDSFVKKITVQQITEEGIRLIGPTIEIMAEAESLDAHKHAVTLRLKSLESY